A section of the Pan paniscus chromosome 7, NHGRI_mPanPan1-v2.0_pri, whole genome shotgun sequence genome encodes:
- the AZIN1 gene encoding antizyme inhibitor 1 isoform X1 yields MKGFIDDANYSVGLLDEGTNLGNVIDNYVYEHTLTGKNAFFVGDLGKIVKKHSQWQNVVAQIKPFYTVKCNSAPAVLEILAALGTGFACSSKNEMALVQELGVPPENIIYISPCKQVSQIKYAAKVGVNILTCDNEIELKKIARNHPNAKVLLHIATEDNIGGEEGNMKFGTTLKNCRHLLECAKELDVQIIGVKFHVSSACKESQVYVHALSDARCVFDMAGEIGFTMNMLDIGGGFTGTEFQLEEVNHVISPLLDIYFPEGSGVKIISEPGSYYVSSAFTLAVNIIAKKVVENDKFPSGEKTGSDEPAFMYYMNDGVYGSFASKLSEDLNTIPEVHKKYKEDEPLFTSSLWGPSCDELDQIVESCLLPELNVGDWLIFDNMGADSFHEPSAFNDFQRPAIYYMMSFSDWYEMQDAGITSDSMMKNFFFVPSCIQLSQEDSFSAEA; encoded by the exons ATGAAAGGATTTATTGATGATGCAAACTACTCCGTTGGCCTGTTGGATGAAGGAACAAACCTTGGAAATGTTATTGATAACTATGTTTATGAACATACCCTG ACAGggaaaaatgcattttttgtGGGAGATCTTGGAAAGATTGTGAAGAAACACAGTCAATGGCAGAATGTAGTGGCTCAGATAAAGCCATTCTACACAGTGAAGTGCAACTCTGCTCCAGCTGTACTTGAGATTTTGGCAGCTCTTGGAACTGGATTTGCTTGTTCCAGTAAA AATGAAATGGCTTTAGTGCAAGAGTTGGGTGTACCTCCAGAAAACATTATTTACATAAGTCCTTGCAAGCAAGTGTCTCAGATAAAGTATGCAGCAAAAGTTGGAGTGAATATCCTGACATGTGACAATGAAATTGAATTGAAGAAAATTGCACGTAATCACCCAAATGCCAA GGTCTTACTACATATTGCAACAGAAGATAATATTGGAGGTGAAGAGGGTAACATGAAGTTTGGCACTACCCTGAAGAACTGTAGGCATCTCTTGGAATGTGCTAAGGAACTTGATGTCCAAATAATTGGGGTTAA ATTTCATGTTTCGAGTGCTTGCAAAGAATCTCAAGTATATGTACATGCTCTATCTGATGCTCGATGTGTGTTTGACATGGCT GGAGAAATTGGCTTTACGATGAACATGTTAGACATTGGTGGAGGATTCACGGGAACTGAATTTCAATTGGAAGAG GTTAATCATGTTATCAGCCCTCTGTTGGATATCTACTTTCCTGAAGGATCTGGTGTTAAGATAATTTCAGAACCCGGAAGCTACTATGTGTCTTCTGCATTTACACTCGCAGTTAATATCATAGCAAAGAAAGTTGTTGAAAATGATAAATTTCCCTCTGGAG AAAAAACCGGAAGTGATGAACCAGCCTTCATGTATTATATGAATGATGGTGTTTATGGTTCTTTTGCAAGTAAACTGTCTGAGGACTTAAATACCATTCCAGAGGTTCACAAG aaatacaagGAAGATGAGCCTCTGTTTACAAGCAGCCTTTGGGGTCCATCCTGTGATGAGCTTGATCAAATTGTGGAAAGCTGTCTTCTTCCTGAGCTGAATGTGGGAGATTGGCTTATCTTTGATAACATGGGAGCAGATTCTTTCCATGAACCATCTGCTTTTAATGATTTTCAGAGGCCAGCCATTTATTACATGATGTCATTCAGTGATTG GTATGAGATGCAAGATGCTGGAATTACTTCAGACTCAATGATGAAGAACTTCTTCTTTGTGCCTTCTTGCATTCAGCTGAGCCAAGAAGACAGCTTTTCCGCTGAAGCTTAA
- the AZIN1 gene encoding antizyme inhibitor 1 has protein sequence MKGFIDDANYSVGLLDEGTNLGNVIDNYVYEHTLTGKNAFFVGDLGKIVKKHSQWQNVVAQIKPFYTVKCNSAPAVLEILAALGTGFACSSKNEMALVQELGVPPENIIYISPCKQVSQIKYAAKVGVNILTCDNEIELKKIARNHPNAKVLLHIATEDNIGGEEGNMKFGTTLKNCRHLLECAKELDVQIIGVKFHVSSACKESQVYVHALSDARCVFDMAGEIGFTMNMLDIGGGFTGTEFQLEEVNHVISPLLDIYFPEGSGVKIISEPGSYYVSSAFTLAVNIIAKKVVENDKFPSGVEKTGSDEPAFMYYMNDGVYGSFASKLSEDLNTIPEVHKKYKEDEPLFTSSLWGPSCDELDQIVESCLLPELNVGDWLIFDNMGADSFHEPSAFNDFQRPAIYYMMSFSDWYEMQDAGITSDSMMKNFFFVPSCIQLSQEDSFSAEA, from the exons ATGAAAGGATTTATTGATGATGCAAACTACTCCGTTGGCCTGTTGGATGAAGGAACAAACCTTGGAAATGTTATTGATAACTATGTTTATGAACATACCCTG ACAGggaaaaatgcattttttgtGGGAGATCTTGGAAAGATTGTGAAGAAACACAGTCAATGGCAGAATGTAGTGGCTCAGATAAAGCCATTCTACACAGTGAAGTGCAACTCTGCTCCAGCTGTACTTGAGATTTTGGCAGCTCTTGGAACTGGATTTGCTTGTTCCAGTAAA AATGAAATGGCTTTAGTGCAAGAGTTGGGTGTACCTCCAGAAAACATTATTTACATAAGTCCTTGCAAGCAAGTGTCTCAGATAAAGTATGCAGCAAAAGTTGGAGTGAATATCCTGACATGTGACAATGAAATTGAATTGAAGAAAATTGCACGTAATCACCCAAATGCCAA GGTCTTACTACATATTGCAACAGAAGATAATATTGGAGGTGAAGAGGGTAACATGAAGTTTGGCACTACCCTGAAGAACTGTAGGCATCTCTTGGAATGTGCTAAGGAACTTGATGTCCAAATAATTGGGGTTAA ATTTCATGTTTCGAGTGCTTGCAAAGAATCTCAAGTATATGTACATGCTCTATCTGATGCTCGATGTGTGTTTGACATGGCT GGAGAAATTGGCTTTACGATGAACATGTTAGACATTGGTGGAGGATTCACGGGAACTGAATTTCAATTGGAAGAG GTTAATCATGTTATCAGCCCTCTGTTGGATATCTACTTTCCTGAAGGATCTGGTGTTAAGATAATTTCAGAACCCGGAAGCTACTATGTGTCTTCTGCATTTACACTCGCAGTTAATATCATAGCAAAGAAAGTTGTTGAAAATGATAAATTTCCCTCTGGAG TAGAAAAAACCGGAAGTGATGAACCAGCCTTCATGTATTATATGAATGATGGTGTTTATGGTTCTTTTGCAAGTAAACTGTCTGAGGACTTAAATACCATTCCAGAGGTTCACAAG aaatacaagGAAGATGAGCCTCTGTTTACAAGCAGCCTTTGGGGTCCATCCTGTGATGAGCTTGATCAAATTGTGGAAAGCTGTCTTCTTCCTGAGCTGAATGTGGGAGATTGGCTTATCTTTGATAACATGGGAGCAGATTCTTTCCATGAACCATCTGCTTTTAATGATTTTCAGAGGCCAGCCATTTATTACATGATGTCATTCAGTGATTG GTATGAGATGCAAGATGCTGGAATTACTTCAGACTCAATGATGAAGAACTTCTTCTTTGTGCCTTCTTGCATTCAGCTGAGCCAAGAAGACAGCTTTTCCGCTGAAGCTTAA